A window of Adhaeribacter arboris genomic DNA:
GTACTTGACCAATTGTTTAAAAGTATTGTTTTAAAAGTTTGAAACATCCGGCTACTTATCCTAGTTTAAAAGCAAAATATTTGCTTTTTTATGTCGCTCGTTAAAGCCCGTGATTCGCATAAATTGCTTCATGTTCTTCGCAATCCTGTACTAGCCGGAAGTATATTGGTATTTGTTTTAGCTTGGGTATACAGCGGCATTGCCACTACCAATTTGCTTAACTGGTTACTCGAAAACACGCTCACTTTACCCGGAATAGTTGCTTTTGGATTCTTCTATGTTCGTTATTCTTTATCCGACAAGAGTGTTATTTGTGTTTTTTTATTTTTATTACTGCATTTATACGGTAGCCAATATACTTATCAGGAAAACCCCGTGGGTCGGTGGCTACAGGAAACTCTTGCTTTAGAGCGTAATCACTACGACCGGGTAGTCCATTTTAGCTTTGGTTTATTAATGGCTTTACCTATATACGAAATCTGCCGGTACCACTTAAAATCAGCGAGGTGGTTACCTTACCTGATACCTTTGGAACTTACTTTATCGATGAGTGTATTTTTTGAGTTAGTAGAATGGGTTTTTGCTACTATGTTTGTGCAGGAGAAAGCATCGGTCTACCTTGGCATGCAAGGCGATATTTGGGACGCCCAAAAAGATGTAATAGTGGCTTTTGGCGGAGCATTACTGGCCGTGTTATGGATTTGGTTCAGTACCAAAAAAAGCGGGCATTAAAAGCAAAGTTAATTTTAGGTATAGTAAAGGTGCTTACTATTTTTTCGTTTGGTTTATAATCCCATAAAAAAACGGCTGCCCAAAGAGCAACCGTTTAATTTGTAAGTAGGAACAGAATCTGCTATAGACAACTCTCTTGCCAATTTTTATTAATTGCTCTTATTTATTAAATTTTTACTATATAATCCAAGGTTTCTAAATTCTTTTATACCTATATTATTTAAGTAGGGGCCTTTACACCGGAAAGCTTGTATTTAAAGAAAACCGGATAATAAAAAAGCCACACTAAAGGTGTGGCTTTCTTTTCATAATTGTTTGTTTCAATTATTTAATATCGCCGCGTTCAGCCGCTTTTTTTAGTTTTTCGTTCGCAAAAATCGCAACTTCTACTCGCCGGTTAGCTTGTTTACCGGCAGCGGTAGTATTATCCGCAACCGGTTGGCTAGAACCATAACCTTCGGCCGTAAGACGGCTTGGCTCTACCCCCAACGAAGTAATATAATCTTGAACAGCTTGGGCCCGGCGCTCGGATAAGGGCTGATTAATAGCATCAGAACCGGTGTTATCGGTATGGCCTTGAATAAGCACGTTGGTATCCCCGTATTTTTTTAGAGTAGCCGCTAACTTTTCAATATCGGTTTTAGAAGTGGGCTGCAACTCCGCGGAGTTAGTAGCAAATAAAATTCCAGAGTTAAAAGTAATTTTAATTCCTTCGCCTACTCGCTCAATTTTAGCGTTCTCCATGTCACGACGTAGTTCTTCGGCTTGTTTATCCATGCGTCGGCCAATCACGGCGCCGGTAGAACCACCTACTGCTGCCCCAATAATAGCACCAGCAGCCGTATTACCGGTTAATTTACCTATTACACCACCTACTACCGCACCGGCTCCCGCGCCAATAATACCGCCTTTTGCTGTTTTATTCATTTTTCTGTTTGAACCAGCTGTCCGACTTGGTCCACCGCTATCCGGAGCGCCTGAAGTACGTCCTGTTTCGGAGGTTTTACAAGAAGAAAAAAGAATCAATACCGATAAGAAAACGGATAAAAATAACTTTGAAATTTTCATAGAATTAAATTTTAGATTTTGCACTTTCTAATACGTTAATACGCCCTTTTTACTTGTTTTACACAAAATAGTTTAAAAATATATAAAATTTTATATATGTAATTAGTTGCAAAAGTCAGGCCAACCTATTATAAATAAGCGAAAATGCAGGTGGGAAAACGTAGTTAAATTAAAGCTAGAAACGGAAAGTAACAGACTATCAGTAAGTTTTTTCAGGACTTATTTTTACTTGATTGGTTACTTTTTCTCCATTTACATTTAACGATTCAGATGTTTCAGCAAAAGCAGCATTTACTTTTTCCGGGCGAAGCAAAAGCAGCAAATCCGTTAATTTCTGTTTCAGCTCTTTGCGATGCACGATAAAATCGAGGAAACCATGATCCAGCACAAACTCTGCCCGCTGAAAATCTTTAGGTAAATCTTTGCCAATGGTTTCTTTAATTACCCTTGGACCGGCAAATCCAATTAAGGCACCCGGTTCCGCTATGTTAAAATCGCCGAGCATCGCAAAAGAAGCCGTAACCCCACCCGTGGTAGGGTCCGTTAAAAGGGAAATGTACGGAATCTTAGCTTCGGAGAGTAAAGCTAACTTAGCCGAAGTTTTAGCCATTTGCATTAAAGAATAACCAGCTTCCATCATGCGGGCGCCACCCGATTTAGAAATCATTAAAAACGGTATTTGGTGCTGACGGGCATAGTCGATTGCCCGGGAGATTTTTTCGCCGACTACCGAGCCCATGGAGCCGCCAATAAAACTAAAATCCATACAAGCTATTACCAGTTCCAGGTCATGTAGTTTGCCGTGAGCCGTCCGGACAGCATCTTTTAAATGGGTCTTTTTTTGTGAAGCAGCAATGCGGTTAGGATAAGCCTGTGTATCCACAAACTCCAGCGGATCGGAAGAAGTTAAATTCGCATCGAGTTCTTTAAATTTATTTTCATCAAATAATATTTCAAAATATTCCTCTGAGTTAATTCGATCGTGGTAACCACAGTTATTACACGTGTATAAATTGGCCTTATGCTCGGTGGTGTTGGTAACACGTTTACATTCCGGACATTTATACCAAAGGCCATCGGGTGTTTCTTTTTTCTCTTCGGTAGGGGTTACTATTCCCTTCTCTACTCTTTTAAACCAAGCCATATTTTTAGATTAACGGCGCTGATGCGCTCTTTACAAACGTATGCAATCTTTTTATCTGTACCGAATGTTGCAATAAATTTATAGTTTCTGGGGTAGTATTAGAATAATTATATATTCTGAAAACCAGAAAATTAGTGTGCAAATATAGCAGTTAATTTTACGGGTTAAAAACATTCCTGATTTGTTATAAGGGATTAGGATGGATAGCTAGATTGGGTATTGGTATTTCTGGTTTTACTATTTCAATTAATGCCCCCTTCGGCGCTAATTTATAAATTTTGATAAATTAGCTTAAGTGGGTTTTATGATTAAAACCATCAGAGCCGACTACAATAGTCGGCTCTGATGGTTTTAATGGAGTTTTATTTGGTTAAAGAAATTTTTTATGCTAAAGCCTGCTCTAAATCGGCGAGTAAATCTTCAATATCTTCAATACCCACGCTCAAGCGAATAAGAGAATCGCTTAGACCCGCTTTTAAACGTTCTTCGCGTGGAATGCTGGCGTGCGTCATACTAGCCGGATGGCCGCAGAGGGATTCGACGCCGCCTAAAGATTCGGCTAAAGCAAAATAGTGGAATTTTTCTAAGGTTCGGATAGCATCCTGCATATTATTGCCTTTTAGCACAAAAGAAATCATGCCGCCAAAATCGCGCATCTGTTCCCGGGCTACGGAGTAGTTATTATGATCTTCCAATCCCGGCCAGAATACTTTTTCTACTTTGGGATGATTCTTTAGAAATTCTGCTACTGCCCGGCCGTTTTCGCAATGGCGCTGCATGCGCACGTGCAAGGTTTTTAATCCCCGCAGCAATAAAAAGCAATCTTGCGGCCCGGGTGTACCACCCGAAGCATTCTGCATAAAGGTGAGACGTTGGGCCAATTCATCGTCCTTTACAATTAAAGCGCCCATTACCACATCCGAGTGCCCCCCATGTATTTAGTTAGGGAATGCATTACTAAGTCAGCGCCTAAATCCAGGGGCGTTTGCAGGTAAGGAGTAGCAAAAGTATTATCTACCCCCAGTAAAACATTGTATTTTTTAGCAATTTGAGCTGTCGCGGCAATATCAATAATATTTAAAAGCGGATTCGTGGGGGTTTCTACCCAAATTAACTTTGTTTTTTCCGTTATATACTTTTCAATATTAGCGGCCTCACTCATGGAAATAAAATGAAACTTGATGCCGTAATTTTGAAATATCTTGGTAAATATCCGGTAGCTGCCGCCGTACAAATCGTTGGTAGCAATTACTTCGTCGCCAGGGCTCAATAGTTTAATCAGAGCATCAATGGCCGCCATACCAGAGGCAAAGCACAAGCCGTGCTTCCCATTTTCTAAAGCGGCTAGGGCATTTTGTAACTGAGTGCGGGTAGGATTATGCGTGCGCGAATATTCATAACCCTTGTGGTCGCCGGGCGATTTCTGCACGTAGGTAGAAGTTTGATAAATGGGCGTCATGATAGCGCCGGTACTGGGGTCGGGAAATACTCCCGCGTGTATGGTTTTAGTGCCGAATTTCATAAGTGAGTTGCAAGTTACGGGTTGCAAGTTACAGGTTTTGCTCTTTAAAAGTTGCAAGAAGTTGCAAGTTGCCAGATTCAGGGAACAAGTTAAAACAGAATGCCGGACGCTCGTTTGCCTACTTCCTTTATCATCTTTAAAAGATATTGATTCCGAAGTTCATTTAAGAGCATCCGGTCAAGTTTTATGCACGAATCAAACATTATTTACCCGCAACTAGTAACTTGCAACCTGCAACCTGCCACTTTCTAATGTTAAAGCAACTTTTTCAAAAAAATCTGGGCACATTAATCGCCATGGCTTTACTTGCTGTGGGGCCCGTGTTAATTAGCTCTACCGTAGCCGTACTGCTCTACCAATACCAGGCTATTTTACAGCAATTAACTCTGGGGCAGATGGTGCTGTATTTTATGGTGGTATCGTTTACCATGGCTTTTGCCTTAACTCCTACCACCTTTGTAGCCCTAGTAACGGGTTTTTATTTAGGTTGGCATGGTTTCCCGGGAGTAGTTATTTCGTACGGGGTAGCTTCCTTAATCGGGTACGGCCTAGCCCAGGTTATCGACCACGGCAAACTTCTCCGATTTATCAGTCATTTCGAAAAAGCGGCCGCTGTGATGGAAGAATTAAAGCACCAAAGCTGGAGCTTAATTATTTTAACCCGTATTTCTCCGGTTCTGCCTTTTGCCTTGATGACATTTGTATTGGCGATGATGAAAGTAGAAAAGCGTAAATTCTTTCTGGCTAGTATTGTGGGTATGCTGCCGCGAACTTTATTCTTTTTTTGGTTAGGCACCCAAGCTCAGGATATCATTGCCTTACTACAGAACCCCAATACCGGTAAAAGCGGTCAGATTCTAATAATTACGTTGATTTTGGTTTCTTTATTGGGTTTATATGTTCTATTTAACCGAGCACTTAAAAAAGCGCTTACCAAAAGGGTAGCCGGAAAAATTTAATAAAAATATGGCAGATAGCTTGCGTTTGAACAGACGGTTTATGTATCTTTGCCCACTCAAAACGAGAAAATGGTCACGTAGCTCAACTGGATAGAGCATCTGACTACGAATCAGAAGGTTTGGGGTTCGACTCCCTACGCGACCACTGAAAAGCCCTTAGAAATTTTTCTAAGGGCTTTTTCATTTTACCGGGTGCAGTAATGGGTGCAGATCTATACTTTAATTTTATATAAATACCCATACTTTCTTAAAAACGAAATGGCCGTAATTATTTTCGTATTAAACGAAAGGTGATACTTTCTTTTAAACTTCAACCTCAATACTGCTAGTTGCCGAAACTAGTGCAAACTAGATTGAATAATTAGCATTCCTTCTTTTATTTAATATTTCTCTTCTTTTATAAGCTATTCGACAATACTAATAGATTCTAATAATATTAAATAATAAATATTTCAATAGTATTTTATTACTTTGCTAAATAGTCAATAATTGTCACCTACTAAATGCTATTAAGTTTAATTTGCATATTTTACAATGATTTGATATTGCTGTTTTGCACTTAACTTTCAATATATATACATAAGTATATATTATTATATAATTATTTACGTTTATAATTTATAAATGAAGGACTTAAGAAATATCTTAACCTGGAAGCAAGATTTTGGACTTCTCCCAATTCATCTTTACCCGAATCAAATTGAAAACAATTGCTTCATTATGCTTAATGGAGGGTATGGAGATTTTTGCCTTAAAACAGAAGGATCAGACAATAGCTCAATTGATTTTAATTCATTATCCTGGTCTAGCAATACTAAAAATTTTATTGTAATAGGAGATGAAAACGTAAATATTTATAACTGGCAAACTGACAATCCAGAAATCATAGCAAAAAATAGGGTAGAAAAGAATTTTGAAAAATTTTACAAATATTTAGTTGACAAAAGTTTTAAGTCAAGTAAAGATGTTGTGCCTTTTGTGATAGATATATTTAAGCAATTTAGGAATTTAACCCAAGAGAAGAATAATGCTGTAGAAGCATTAAATCTATTATTTATTCTTTTAACAAGTCTTAAAGAGGATATTTCCAACTTTGATTTTAGTAGTTGGGGGTTATCAGAAGTTGAAATTCCATCAAATTTTGATTTATATACCGAAAGATTGAAAAATGGGATTTCAGGTATCAAACCAGAATTAGATTTAATTATAAGGCATTCAGCTGGAGCTCTTTTTCAAGAAGCACAAAAAGAAGTACTATTTTTTGATAGGCAAATTGATTTATGGGGTACATTTTCAAGTAAAATGACTTCTAAATATGTACTTTACTCAAGTATTCATTACACTCCACCTTATTTATCCCGAACTATAGTTGAAAATGCATTAAAGCAAATAGATTTAAGTCAATCATTCCTCAAAATATTTGATCCCGCTTGTGGCTCTTCTGAATTTTTGATAGAAGCTTTAAAGCAACTGCATGAGAAAAGGTACTTGGGCAATGTTATAATTATTGGTTGGGATGTATCTCAAACTGCTATAGATACTTCAAATTTTTTACTGAGTTATGAGAAAAGAACCGTTTGGAAAGAAAAATTAAATTTTGAAATCAAGCTTGTCACAGATTCTTTGAAAGAAGAATGGAGCAATGATTACGATTTACTTTTAATGAATCCTCCTTTTGTCTCTTGGGAACAAATGGATAAAGATTCTAGAGAAGCAGTTAGAGGCATTTTTAAAACTAAATTAGAAGGTAGGCCCAACCAAGCAAGTGCATTTTTTTATAAATCAGTACAATCTTTAAATAGTGTGGGCGTAATTGGATGTGTTATCCCATCATCCTTACTGACTTTAGATGCATATCAAAATTTAAGGAATGAAGTATCTGATCAATTAGAAATTACATTAATTGGGAAATTAGGTAATTTTGTTTTTGAAGACGCTTTAACTGATGTAAGTTTCATCATAGGACACAAACCTAAGACCAACATTATTCCCCTTATTTTATGGACAAGAAATGAAAAGGGAATTCCTCAGAATGCCTTACGTGATCTAAGAAAAATGAGTTATTCTGAAGAATTTAAAATAGTTGAAAAAGATTATAGCGTATACACTCCGTTATCATTTCCCATAACAAAAGAAAACTGGAAGCCGATTTCATTTCAGGAAAATGAATTATTTAAAAGAATTGAAAGGTTTGTAATTGAGCAACAGCTAGTAAGAGTCCAAGAGATTTTCAATGTCCAACAAGGAATAAGAACAGGTAATAATGCAGCTTTTAAAATTTCAGAAGCCGAGTACAATAACCTTCCAAATCTAGAACAAGCATTTTTTAGACCAGCTATAGATAATGATTCAATTAAACGTGGGCAGATCCAAAGTGTAAATTATGTATGGTATCCATATAATGAAGAAGGGATTATAATTGATAGTGAAGAAGATTTAATTAATAAGGTGCCTATCTTTTATGAAAAAATGCTTAGAGATTTTAAAATTAGTTTAACTAATCGAGCTCGGAAAGATGAATCTACATGGTGGCACTTAAGTGAACACAGGGCATGGTTACGTAAGAAACAACCGAGATTGGTTTCAACAGAATTTGGGAAATCTGATTCCTTCGCTTTTGATAAAGATGGACACTTTGCTATTGAAAGAGGCAATGCTTGGCTTCCAAAAAAAGATTTTAAACAACTTGATACATATTACTTTTATCTTGCTTTTTTTTCAAGTCCCTTTTTTGATAAGTTATTATCAATATATTCTAAACAACTTTTATCAGGCTGGGATTTAGGGAAAAAGTATACAAAAGAAATACCCATTCCTAATGCTCATTCGAAAGAAATCAGGTATTCCCAAGCCTATGAACAACTGGTTGATATAGGGAAAGAACTTTCAGAAGGAGAGTACTATTTAAGGGCGACAACTGATAGTATATTACTCAAGTATATATATCCTGAAATATAGATTTAATCTATGATTAACCCTAAAAAAGTTATAGAGGAAATTGCTAAATCATGCAGGCACTATTTTCTAGAATCTACATTTTATTTTCACCACAATAATTATTTTAGATATTATATTACTGGTAATAGGATTTCAAAAGCTATAAATAACTACAATGGTGTACAAGAACAGATTGATGTTATTAAATGGTTTGGAGATTTTTGGCTCTATATACATATTAGATTTGAAAAACCTTTTAAAGAATATAATACATTTATCACAATTTCTGTCTTCCAAGGAGAAGAAAATGATGATTACAAAGTTCAGCTATTTAGAGCAGAATGGGATAATTACGAAAACGAAGAGAATCATCCACAGCCACACTGGCATATTTTATCAAACCAGAGACTTGAAAGGTCATTTGATGAACTTATTGATTTATTTGATCTTGACAAAGAGGACAGTTTTGGAGCTGAAATAAAGGAAGAAAAGTTAAAGGGTATTGATATAAAAAAAATTCATTTTTCAATGAATGGACATTGGGCTACAAATGGTAGTCATGTTCATAGAATTAATGATGAAGCAACAATTGTAAACTGGTTCAAAGGCTTATTAGGTCATATTAAACTACAGTTAGAATATGCGATAAGATAAATATATATAAAGCTTTTCTGTTCAGATGCTAAATACAGCCAAGTTCATTGTTTAATTTTTCCCTTTTACAAGTTGTTCTAGGTTATATTTAATACTATGTTGATAATTGTTTATGCTTTATTTAAAAGAAATATACCTGTTACTTTCCTTCAGAAATGGTCAGTTCCTTCAGAAATGGTCAGTTGCAGATAGCGATAGCAGGTCGCTCGGGAAATACCCAAGATTCTGGCAATTTCTTCGACCCGCTTACCTGATGCCACAAGCACTGTTGCTGATTTAGCTTTTTCCATCGCTTCATGCGTTAAACCAGCGGATCTCCCCCCTTTCCGGCCGCGTGCCCTAGCAGCCACTAAGCCAGCTTTGGTTCTTTCCTTAATAATCTCCCGCTCAAACTCCGCTAGGGAAGCAAAGATGTTAAAGGTAAATCGACCGGTGGAAGTAGCCGTATTAATCCCATCCTGTAAACTCACAAAGTCTATTCCCCTTTTTTGAAACTCGGCGACCAGGTCAATCAAGTCCCGCAAGGATCTACCTAGCCGATCCAGCTTCCATACTACCACGGTATCTCCGGACCGGAGTTGACTCAGCAGTTTCTCCAGTTCCGGCCGTTCTTTGTTTTTACCGGATTTCTTTTCCTGGAAGACCAGCTCACATCCTTGGTTGGTGAGAGCATCTAATTGCAATTCTAATTTTTGGTCCTGGGTGCTCACCCGAGCGTAACCGATTTTCATCTTTGTCTCACGAATACCATCTCAAATATACAAAATTCTTTTTGATTGGTGAGATGGTCATTTGAGATGGTTTTTAGCGGAAAAAAGCGTCTTTTCAGAGGCTCTGAACTCGTCTCGTGAAACGGTCGTGGCTGTTGCACAACTACCTGATTAATGGTAGCCGTTAAAGAAGGTTACCAATTAATCTTTGATGTTATGCAAGGCAAGAAGGTATTTGCCGAGGAGAAGGTGCTGCTCTTCTCCCTCTCGGCGCACGTGCCGGAACACAACTTTTACCGACGGTTGAAACAAGAGGTGGATCTGGATTTTCTCTACGAACTTACCCAGCCCTATTACGGGCGTTGTGGCCAACAGTCGATTGACCCGGTAGTTTTCTTTAAGCTCTGCTTAGTGGGTTACCTGGAGAATATTGTCTCGGACCGCCAGCTTATCGAACATTGCAGCCTGCGACTGGACCTGCTTTACTTTCTGGACTATCAGTTAGACGAGCCCTGGCACTCCCCGGTGAGTCGTACCCGTCAGCTCTATCCCGAGGCCCTGTTTGAATCGTTGTTTGATCAAGTTTTTCGCTTGTGTGTCGAGAAAGGCATGGTAGTCGGTCGTAGGCAGGCCATCGACTCGGCACCGGTCAAGGCTAATGCTTCCATGGACAGCCTGCTTCTAAAGCAACCGGCTGGGTCTGTGAAAATGTATGTGAATCAGATAACTATAGAGAATAGTTCAGCCGCCGAAGAGTCAAATAGAAATAAAAACAGCAAACCAGAGCAATTTATTTCTGCTCCCGAGCATCAATTAAGAAAGCTGGAAAAGCACCAAGATAATCTAAAAGAATCTCCTAAAGGTTTGGGAGGCAATCACGAGAAGGCCCGGCTGGTAAGTAATAAAACTCACTATGGTCCTACTGATGGGGATGCCCGTATATCGATCAAACCAGGTAAGGCTAAAAAACTCAATTATCATTGCAGTCTGGCGGTAGATACAGCCAAAGGCGTCATCAGCCATGTGCAGGCCGACTTGGCGGATGGTAGAGATAGCCAGTATCTGCCCGCTATTACCTTGAAATTGCAGCGGCGGTTACTAGACAATGAGCTGCTTCTACAGGAGTTGTTGGCCGATAGTGGGTATTCTAATGGAAGCAACTACTCCTTTTTAGAGCAAAGAAAGATAATCGGCTGGATACCCGTGTTTGGCCAGTACAAACCGGAAATTGAAGGCTTCCCTTACAATCAACAGCAG
This region includes:
- a CDS encoding DUF2238 domain-containing protein — encoded protein: MSLVKARDSHKLLHVLRNPVLAGSILVFVLAWVYSGIATTNLLNWLLENTLTLPGIVAFGFFYVRYSLSDKSVICVFLFLLLHLYGSQYTYQENPVGRWLQETLALERNHYDRVVHFSFGLLMALPIYEICRYHLKSARWLPYLIPLELTLSMSVFFELVEWVFATMFVQEKASVYLGMQGDIWDAQKDVIVAFGGALLAVLWIWFSTKKSGH
- a CDS encoding OmpA family protein: MKISKLFLSVFLSVLILFSSCKTSETGRTSGAPDSGGPSRTAGSNRKMNKTAKGGIIGAGAGAVVGGVIGKLTGNTAAGAIIGAAVGGSTGAVIGRRMDKQAEELRRDMENAKIERVGEGIKITFNSGILFATNSAELQPTSKTDIEKLAATLKKYGDTNVLIQGHTDNTGSDAINQPLSERRAQAVQDYITSLGVEPSRLTAEGYGSSQPVADNTTAAGKQANRRVEVAIFANEKLKKAAERGDIK
- the accD gene encoding acetyl-CoA carboxylase, carboxyltransferase subunit beta: MAWFKRVEKGIVTPTEEKKETPDGLWYKCPECKRVTNTTEHKANLYTCNNCGYHDRINSEEYFEILFDENKFKELDANLTSSDPLEFVDTQAYPNRIAASQKKTHLKDAVRTAHGKLHDLELVIACMDFSFIGGSMGSVVGEKISRAIDYARQHQIPFLMISKSGGARMMEAGYSLMQMAKTSAKLALLSEAKIPYISLLTDPTTGGVTASFAMLGDFNIAEPGALIGFAGPRVIKETIGKDLPKDFQRAEFVLDHGFLDFIVHRKELKQKLTDLLLLLRPEKVNAAFAETSESLNVNGEKVTNQVKISPEKTY
- a CDS encoding TVP38/TMEM64 family protein, yielding MALLAVGPVLISSTVAVLLYQYQAILQQLTLGQMVLYFMVVSFTMAFALTPTTFVALVTGFYLGWHGFPGVVISYGVASLIGYGLAQVIDHGKLLRFISHFEKAAAVMEELKHQSWSLIILTRISPVLPFALMTFVLAMMKVEKRKFFLASIVGMLPRTLFFFWLGTQAQDIIALLQNPNTGKSGQILIITLILVSLLGLYVLFNRALKKALTKRVAGKI
- a CDS encoding N-6 DNA methylase, producing the protein MKDLRNILTWKQDFGLLPIHLYPNQIENNCFIMLNGGYGDFCLKTEGSDNSSIDFNSLSWSSNTKNFIVIGDENVNIYNWQTDNPEIIAKNRVEKNFEKFYKYLVDKSFKSSKDVVPFVIDIFKQFRNLTQEKNNAVEALNLLFILLTSLKEDISNFDFSSWGLSEVEIPSNFDLYTERLKNGISGIKPELDLIIRHSAGALFQEAQKEVLFFDRQIDLWGTFSSKMTSKYVLYSSIHYTPPYLSRTIVENALKQIDLSQSFLKIFDPACGSSEFLIEALKQLHEKRYLGNVIIIGWDVSQTAIDTSNFLLSYEKRTVWKEKLNFEIKLVTDSLKEEWSNDYDLLLMNPPFVSWEQMDKDSREAVRGIFKTKLEGRPNQASAFFYKSVQSLNSVGVIGCVIPSSLLTLDAYQNLRNEVSDQLEITLIGKLGNFVFEDALTDVSFIIGHKPKTNIIPLILWTRNEKGIPQNALRDLRKMSYSEEFKIVEKDYSVYTPLSFPITKENWKPISFQENELFKRIERFVIEQQLVRVQEIFNVQQGIRTGNNAAFKISEAEYNNLPNLEQAFFRPAIDNDSIKRGQIQSVNYVWYPYNEEGIIIDSEEDLINKVPIFYEKMLRDFKISLTNRARKDESTWWHLSEHRAWLRKKQPRLVSTEFGKSDSFAFDKDGHFAIERGNAWLPKKDFKQLDTYYFYLAFFSSPFFDKLLSIYSKQLLSGWDLGKKYTKEIPIPNAHSKEIRYSQAYEQLVDIGKELSEGEYYLRATTDSILLKYIYPEI
- a CDS encoding recombinase family protein, with the protein product MKIGYARVSTQDQKLELQLDALTNQGCELVFQEKKSGKNKERPELEKLLSQLRSGDTVVVWKLDRLGRSLRDLIDLVAEFQKRGIDFVSLQDGINTATSTGRFTFNIFASLAEFEREIIKERTKAGLVAARARGRKGGRSAGLTHEAMEKAKSATVLVASGKRVEEIARILGISRATCYRYLQLTISEGTDHF
- a CDS encoding IS1182 family transposase; translation: MQGKKVFAEEKVLLFSLSAHVPEHNFYRRLKQEVDLDFLYELTQPYYGRCGQQSIDPVVFFKLCLVGYLENIVSDRQLIEHCSLRLDLLYFLDYQLDEPWHSPVSRTRQLYPEALFESLFDQVFRLCVEKGMVVGRRQAIDSAPVKANASMDSLLLKQPAGSVKMYVNQITIENSSAAEESNRNKNSKPEQFISAPEHQLRKLEKHQDNLKESPKGLGGNHEKARLVSNKTHYGPTDGDARISIKPGKAKKLNYHCSLAVDTAKGVISHVQADLADGRDSQYLPAITLKLQRRLLDNELLLQELLADSGYSNGSNYSFLEQRKIIGWIPVFGQYKPEIEGFPYNQQQDQFTCPAGKILSFKTFDTNAEGGLLKIYRATYQDCKQCPLKSSCVPKSPCRQITRTAYDPEYRRALERQQSRKGKRMKRLRQSTVEPVFGSLIHYYGLRQIGVRGKAGAHKVMLLAATAFNLKKYMKFKPVKVVSQALALVKEQQNVFARYFIAFTTLFTTRKVLPGWQ